One bacterium genomic region harbors:
- a CDS encoding tetratricopeptide repeat protein — translation MSGGPRERFEALARMSGAEIPLAEGALLIAAEEYSSLNVPGYLAELDRLADKARAHVPPGTEPPEAVSALCEFLFKEASFRGNTQHYGDPKNSFLNEVLDRRRGIPITLAVVHLEVGWRLRLPMFGVGMPAHFLVGCETKGAPLFVDAFRGVVLTEAGCGHLFEEMTQGSAPFRKDYLAPTPTRYILVRILRNLKGIFLQKEDLDRTAAAVERILLLAPDLAGDVRDLGLIRYRQGKLVEARRLLEQYLRTVPKDAGDRPAVETYLLQVRELLARLN, via the coding sequence ATGAGCGGTGGGCCGCGCGAGCGGTTTGAGGCGCTCGCGCGGATGTCGGGCGCCGAAATTCCCCTGGCCGAAGGGGCGCTGTTGATCGCGGCAGAAGAGTACTCCTCCCTGAACGTTCCCGGTTACCTCGCGGAGCTGGACCGCCTGGCCGACAAGGCCCGTGCCCATGTCCCTCCCGGCACAGAGCCGCCAGAGGCCGTCTCCGCGCTGTGTGAGTTCCTGTTCAAGGAAGCGAGCTTCAGAGGCAACACGCAGCACTACGGCGATCCCAAGAACAGCTTTCTCAACGAGGTCCTTGACCGCCGCCGCGGCATCCCCATCACCCTCGCGGTGGTGCATCTCGAGGTGGGCTGGCGGCTGCGCCTCCCGATGTTTGGGGTCGGGATGCCGGCGCATTTCCTCGTGGGCTGCGAGACAAAAGGCGCGCCCCTTTTTGTGGACGCCTTTCGCGGAGTGGTCCTCACCGAGGCCGGCTGCGGTCATCTCTTCGAAGAGATGACCCAAGGGTCGGCGCCGTTTCGCAAGGACTATCTCGCCCCCACCCCGACTCGCTACATCCTTGTGCGTATCCTGCGGAACTTGAAGGGCATCTTTCTCCAGAAGGAGGACCTTGATCGTACCGCCGCGGCGGTCGAGCGGATCTTGCTCCTCGCCCCGGACCTCGCTGGAGATGTCCGGGATCTCGGGCTGATCCGGTACCGGCAGGGGAAGCTTGTCGAGGCCCGGCGGCTGCTCGAGCAGTATCTTCGCACGGTCCCCAAAGATGCGGGCGACCGGCCGGCCGTGGAGACATACCTGCTCCAGGTAAGGGAGCTGCTTGCGCGATTGAACTGA
- a CDS encoding response regulator transcription factor: MERTRIVLADDMAVIRQGVRAMLSAVDDVEIVGEAADGEEAVRLACELKPDAVLIDQDMPRCDGIEATRHLKQAMPDVEIIVMTDRLDEAKALEATEAGATGYILKDIPAPNLAAALRSVCNGRAFFHPEITRKLIDNLGRLIREGRTRKNVEPEGLTRRQFDILVELAKGSTYGQIASKFVVTEGTIKTHIHNILRKLGCHNRTQLVAYVLRKGLIK, encoded by the coding sequence ATGGAACGAACCCGTATCGTGCTCGCAGATGACATGGCCGTTATCCGGCAGGGCGTTCGGGCGATGCTGAGCGCCGTTGACGACGTTGAGATCGTTGGCGAGGCCGCCGATGGGGAAGAGGCGGTGCGGCTCGCGTGCGAGCTCAAACCCGATGCGGTGCTGATCGATCAGGATATGCCCCGCTGCGATGGGATTGAAGCGACCCGCCACCTCAAGCAGGCCATGCCCGATGTCGAGATCATCGTCATGACGGATCGGCTTGATGAGGCGAAGGCGTTGGAGGCCACAGAGGCGGGGGCGACGGGCTACATTCTCAAAGACATTCCCGCTCCCAACCTTGCGGCCGCGCTGCGGTCCGTGTGCAATGGACGCGCCTTTTTTCATCCGGAGATCACCCGGAAGCTCATCGACAACCTAGGGCGCCTGATCCGCGAGGGACGGACACGAAAGAACGTCGAACCCGAAGGGCTGACGCGGCGACAGTTTGACATTCTCGTCGAACTGGCCAAAGGGAGTACCTACGGTCAGATCGCCAGCAAGTTTGTCGTGACCGAGGGAACGATCAAGACGCACATCCACAACATCCTCCGCAAGTTGGGCTGCCACAACCGTACGCAACTTGTGGCCTACGTTCTGCGCAAGGGACTGATCAAGTAG
- a CDS encoding transcription termination/antitermination NusG family protein — MINWYAVQAKSHCEGRALSHLTQKAIPAFLPFIEVIHYYRSRRVVRLEPLFPSYLFVQLESMDSNPSHWNVVRWTPGVKSILGTEGSPMPVPDDAIDAIRARVKELGFVRPGPRFEPKARVMIRRGPLAGLEAVFERPLSGSGRVQVLMHLLGQQRRVQVDAVDLELV, encoded by the coding sequence ATGATCAACTGGTACGCGGTGCAGGCCAAGAGCCACTGTGAAGGTCGGGCGCTTTCGCATTTGACGCAGAAGGCGATCCCCGCGTTCTTGCCCTTCATCGAAGTCATCCATTATTATCGGTCTCGCCGCGTCGTCCGCCTCGAGCCGTTGTTTCCAAGTTACCTGTTCGTGCAGTTGGAATCCATGGATAGCAATCCGAGTCACTGGAACGTCGTGCGCTGGACCCCGGGCGTGAAGTCGATCCTAGGCACCGAGGGATCGCCGATGCCTGTCCCGGACGACGCAATCGACGCCATTCGGGCGCGGGTGAAGGAACTCGGGTTTGTTCGCCCCGGGCCGCGGTTCGAGCCGAAGGCCCGGGTGATGATCCGACGCGGCCCCTTGGCCGGGCTGGAAGCCGTTTTTGAACGTCCGCTATCCGGTTCTGGGCGAGTGCAGGTGCTGATGCACCTGCTCGGACAGCAGAGGAGAGTCCAGGTCGACGCAGTCGATCTTGAGTTGGTCTGA